The following are encoded together in the Candidatus Aminicenantes bacterium genome:
- a CDS encoding RNB domain-containing ribonuclease: MGKAKKRSPSFMTPDLETIARRVMQEKGLAVDFPAAALRQAAECRDKGAVVERSERLDDLRGMPWTSIDNDDSMDLDQLEAVFSDNDGYRLLVAVADVDVFVAARSPIDQAAKANTTSVYTGVKNFPMLPERLSFDLSSLLPGKDRRAMVVEVRISPDGRVDGGRIFPALVRNKAKLCYDAVSNWLEGKGAAPEPLAQGKKLRLQLETQDRLARMLRRCRLAAGALEFASLETRVEMASNGRVKRIFTRRQNRAERIIEEFMVACNQSVAVYLADMGLPVLSRVVREPERWPRIVELAAGYHSRLPGDPDARALAGFLRKARQAKPDAFTDLSLAVIKLIGRGEYHVLPAGKIPEGHFGLALKNYAHATAPNRRYPDLLTQRLLKDALAGRRGKNAYSLPELQSLALRCTQQEDAANKVERQVKKCAAAELLEDKAGCLFSALVTGSSDKGTWVRIKHPPVEGKLVRGDRRLNVGDHLRVRLLATNVEKGFIDFARV, encoded by the coding sequence ATGGGCAAAGCAAAAAAAAGATCGCCTTCATTCATGACGCCTGACCTGGAAACCATCGCCAGGCGGGTCATGCAGGAAAAAGGACTGGCCGTTGATTTTCCGGCGGCAGCCCTGCGCCAGGCCGCCGAGTGCCGCGACAAGGGGGCGGTCGTTGAAAGGTCCGAGCGGCTGGACGATTTGCGTGGTATGCCCTGGACCTCTATCGACAATGACGATTCCATGGACCTGGACCAGCTGGAAGCCGTATTCAGTGACAACGATGGGTACCGGCTGCTGGTGGCCGTGGCCGATGTGGATGTTTTCGTCGCCGCCCGTTCTCCCATCGATCAGGCCGCCAAAGCCAACACCACCTCCGTGTATACCGGGGTCAAGAATTTTCCCATGCTCCCCGAGCGCCTCTCCTTCGACTTGAGTTCCTTGTTACCGGGCAAGGACCGCCGGGCCATGGTCGTGGAGGTCCGCATCTCCCCCGACGGTCGGGTTGACGGCGGCCGGATTTTTCCGGCCCTGGTCCGGAATAAGGCCAAGCTCTGTTACGATGCCGTTTCGAACTGGCTGGAGGGCAAGGGCGCGGCTCCCGAGCCGCTGGCGCAGGGAAAAAAACTGCGCCTCCAGCTGGAAACGCAGGACCGCCTGGCCCGGATGCTGCGCCGGTGCCGCCTGGCGGCCGGGGCGTTGGAATTCGCTTCCCTGGAAACCCGGGTCGAAATGGCCAGCAACGGCCGGGTCAAGCGCATATTCACCCGCCGGCAGAACCGGGCCGAAAGGATCATCGAAGAATTCATGGTGGCCTGCAACCAGTCGGTTGCCGTTTATTTGGCCGACATGGGGCTTCCGGTTTTAAGCCGGGTGGTCCGCGAGCCCGAACGCTGGCCCCGGATCGTCGAATTGGCGGCAGGCTATCATTCGCGTCTGCCGGGAGATCCCGATGCCAGGGCCTTGGCCGGATTTTTGAGAAAAGCGCGCCAGGCCAAGCCGGACGCTTTCACCGATTTGTCCCTGGCCGTGATTAAATTGATCGGTCGCGGCGAATACCATGTCCTGCCGGCCGGGAAAATTCCTGAAGGCCATTTCGGCCTGGCCCTCAAAAATTATGCCCATGCCACCGCGCCCAACCGGCGCTACCCCGACCTGCTGACTCAGCGCCTGCTCAAGGACGCTCTGGCCGGCCGCCGGGGGAAAAATGCCTATTCGCTGCCCGAATTGCAGTCGCTGGCCCTGCGCTGCACCCAGCAGGAAGACGCGGCCAATAAAGTGGAGCGTCAGGTGAAAAAATGCGCGGCAGCCGAACTCCTGGAAGACAAAGCCGGCTGCCTGTTTTCCGCCCTGGTCACGGGAAGTTCCGACAAGGGGACCTGGGTGCGCATCAAACATCCTCCGGTGGAAGGCAAATTGGTGCGTGGCGACCGACGGCTCAATGTGGGTGACCATTTGCGCGTCAGGCTGCTGGCCACCAACGTGGAAAAAGGCTTCATCGACTTCGCCCGGGTGTAA